Proteins from one Dermacentor variabilis isolate Ectoservices chromosome 1, ASM5094787v1, whole genome shotgun sequence genomic window:
- the Aprt gene encoding adenine phosphoribosyltransferase isoform X2 yields the protein MDPRTKEICAVLKTYPDFPKKGILFCDVMPIFRKPNVFRNMVDLFAERVRISVPNVQIIAGIEARGFLVGPALALALNVPFVPIRKAGKLPGNVKSQAYSLEYGEDKLEVQLESITSGQNIVLIDDLLATGDYLKVHKNKIPLQRNFRKVGDIGVSALQKLLPRAARHAQDDDQGA from the exons ATGGATCCTAGAACTAAGGAAATTTGTGCAGTACTGAAAACCTACCCAGACTTTCCCAAGAAAGGTATCTTATTTTG TGATGTAATGCCGATATTTCGAAAGCCAAATGTCTTTCGCAACATGGTGGACCTGTTTGCCGAGCGTGTACGCATTTCTGTACCCAATGTTCAAATCATTGCCGGCATCGAGGCACGAGGTTTTCTCGTAGGGCCTGCTTTGGCACTTGCCCTAAATGTGCCATTTGTGCCCATTCGGAAGGCTGGAAAGCTACCTGGCAATGTGAAGTCTCAGGCTTACTCTTTGGAGTATGGAGAG GACAAATTGGAAGTGCAACTCGAAAGTATAACTTCTGGGCAAAACATTGTTCTTATCGATGACCTTTTGGCCACAGGTG ATTACTTGAAAGTTCACAAAAACAAAATACCGCTTCAAAGAAATTTCCGCAAAGTTGGAGACATTGGTGTATCTGCGCTGCAGAAACTCTTGCCGCGAGCTGCCCGCCATGCACAGGATGACGACCAG GGAGCATGA
- the Aprt gene encoding adenine phosphoribosyltransferase isoform X1, giving the protein MDPRTKEICAVLKTYPDFPKKGILFCDVMPIFRKPNVFRNMVDLFAERVRISVPNVQIIAGIEARGFLVGPALALALNVPFVPIRKAGKLPGNVKSQAYSLEYGEDKLEVQLESITSGQNIVLIDDLLATGGSMKAAVNLIQAAGASVAMCLVIVEIEELLGRQQLDVPIFSLIPFSAVVES; this is encoded by the exons ATGGATCCTAGAACTAAGGAAATTTGTGCAGTACTGAAAACCTACCCAGACTTTCCCAAGAAAGGTATCTTATTTTG TGATGTAATGCCGATATTTCGAAAGCCAAATGTCTTTCGCAACATGGTGGACCTGTTTGCCGAGCGTGTACGCATTTCTGTACCCAATGTTCAAATCATTGCCGGCATCGAGGCACGAGGTTTTCTCGTAGGGCCTGCTTTGGCACTTGCCCTAAATGTGCCATTTGTGCCCATTCGGAAGGCTGGAAAGCTACCTGGCAATGTGAAGTCTCAGGCTTACTCTTTGGAGTATGGAGAG GACAAATTGGAAGTGCAACTCGAAAGTATAACTTCTGGGCAAAACATTGTTCTTATCGATGACCTTTTGGCCACAGGTG GGAGCATGAAAGCTGCAGTCAATTTAATCCAGGCTGCTGGAGCCAGCGTAGCAATGTGCCTTGTCATTGTGGAAATTGAAGAACTCCTTGGTCGTCAACAATTGGATGTCCCCATCTTCTCCCTGATTCCATTTTCTGCGGTGGTGGAGAGCTAG
- the Aprt gene encoding adenine phosphoribosyltransferase isoform X3, whose product MGARIVLFSGDVMPIFRKPNVFRNMVDLFAERVRISVPNVQIIAGIEARGFLVGPALALALNVPFVPIRKAGKLPGNVKSQAYSLEYGEDKLEVQLESITSGQNIVLIDDLLATGGSMKAAVNLIQAAGASVAMCLVIVEIEELLGRQQLDVPIFSLIPFSAVVES is encoded by the exons ATGGGTGCAAGAATAGTGCTTTTTAGCGG TGATGTAATGCCGATATTTCGAAAGCCAAATGTCTTTCGCAACATGGTGGACCTGTTTGCCGAGCGTGTACGCATTTCTGTACCCAATGTTCAAATCATTGCCGGCATCGAGGCACGAGGTTTTCTCGTAGGGCCTGCTTTGGCACTTGCCCTAAATGTGCCATTTGTGCCCATTCGGAAGGCTGGAAAGCTACCTGGCAATGTGAAGTCTCAGGCTTACTCTTTGGAGTATGGAGAG GACAAATTGGAAGTGCAACTCGAAAGTATAACTTCTGGGCAAAACATTGTTCTTATCGATGACCTTTTGGCCACAGGTG GGAGCATGAAAGCTGCAGTCAATTTAATCCAGGCTGCTGGAGCCAGCGTAGCAATGTGCCTTGTCATTGTGGAAATTGAAGAACTCCTTGGTCGTCAACAATTGGATGTCCCCATCTTCTCCCTGATTCCATTTTCTGCGGTGGTGGAGAGCTAG